One genomic region from Candidatus Tisiphia endosymbiont of Dioctria linearis encodes:
- the rplS gene encoding 50S ribosomal protein L19, whose protein sequence is MNIIEQFEQQQIAKLTENKKIPDFKAGDTVKVTVKIIDRTVEKDGKEKLLERLQVYEGVVIARRNSGVASSCVVRKVSHGEGVERRFMIFSPMVHAIEVVKYGVVRRAKLYYLRNLSGKAARIKEKLQVNTKKINKKKVVA, encoded by the coding sequence ATGAATATTATTGAGCAATTTGAACAACAGCAAATTGCAAAACTAACCGAAAATAAAAAAATTCCTGATTTTAAGGCGGGAGATACTGTAAAGGTTACTGTAAAGATAATTGACCGAACAGTTGAGAAAGATGGTAAGGAAAAATTACTAGAGAGGCTGCAAGTATATGAAGGCGTGGTAATTGCTAGAAGAAATAGTGGAGTTGCCTCTTCTTGCGTAGTTCGTAAGGTCAGTCATGGTGAAGGCGTAGAGAGACGATTTATGATTTTCTCACCGATGGTACATGCAATTGAAGTTGTAAAATATGGTGTAGTACGTCGTGCTAAACTCTATTACCTAAGAAACCTAAGTGGTAAAGCAGCTAGAATTAAAGAAAAACTTCAAGTAAACACTAAAAAAATAAATAAGAAAAAAGTTGTTGCTTAA
- a CDS encoding DUF6314 family protein, translated as MIHIFYNLVGTYTITRILGNYGIAKGMAYFIEYKEPLYSKYPCILYREELDVKYYGNTNKVRAVKEYLYSLEQSKIVKYFVNENNHALFYLMHFISGSPCKAEAIHQCNLDIYQASYIFLNEDAFDLSYKILGPNKDYTIKTSFIRLCA; from the coding sequence ATGATACATATATTCTACAACCTAGTTGGAACCTATACTATTACGAGAATTTTAGGTAATTATGGCATAGCTAAAGGAATGGCTTATTTTATAGAGTACAAGGAGCCTCTATATTCAAAATATCCATGTATATTATATAGAGAAGAACTTGATGTTAAGTACTATGGGAATACCAATAAGGTAAGAGCTGTTAAGGAATATTTATATTCCCTAGAGCAAAGCAAAATTGTTAAATATTTTGTTAATGAGAATAACCATGCTTTATTTTACCTAATGCATTTTATCTCGGGTAGTCCTTGCAAGGCTGAAGCTATACATCAGTGTAACTTGGATATTTATCAAGCTAGTTATATATTCTTAAATGAAGATGCTTTTGACTTGAGTTATAAGATTTTAGGTCCTAATAAAGATTATACCATAAAAACTAGTTTTATTAGGCTTTGTGCATAA
- a CDS encoding outer membrane protein assembly factor BamD: MKLAKLLFYTITTCLILSGCKTKKTDEDLIVPAPELYNDGLILLEKQQYLKAAEEFSRIFYQDPGNKMTPQAELMQSYSLFLACQYEEAIDVLDSFINLHPMHEDIAYAYYLKALSYYMQISNVQLDQSRTFLAKKSFEDVTTLFPKTKYSIDAALKIDLVNDHLAGKEMDIGRYYLRQNNPIAAINRFQLIVDNYQTTSHIPEALYRLVESYLMLGLSNEAKKYAAVLGHNYPDSTWYKYCYLLVNNSLKE; encoded by the coding sequence ATGAAATTAGCAAAATTATTATTTTATACAATCACTACCTGCTTAATCCTATCTGGTTGTAAAACTAAAAAGACGGATGAAGACTTAATAGTTCCAGCTCCAGAATTATACAATGATGGTCTTATTTTACTGGAAAAGCAACAATATTTGAAAGCTGCCGAAGAATTTTCAAGAATTTTTTATCAAGACCCTGGCAATAAAATGACTCCTCAAGCTGAGTTAATGCAGTCATATTCTTTATTTTTGGCATGTCAGTATGAGGAAGCGATAGATGTGTTGGATAGTTTTATTAATCTTCACCCAATGCATGAAGATATTGCATATGCCTATTACCTGAAGGCATTATCCTATTATATGCAAATCTCGAATGTACAACTTGATCAATCAAGAACCTTTTTAGCTAAGAAAAGTTTTGAAGATGTTACAACACTTTTCCCAAAAACAAAATATTCAATTGATGCAGCTTTAAAAATTGATCTAGTAAATGATCATTTAGCAGGTAAAGAAATGGATATAGGTCGTTATTATCTCAGACAAAATAACCCTATAGCTGCTATTAATAGATTCCAGCTTATTGTCGATAATTACCAAACTACATCACATATACCAGAAGCACTTTATCGCTTAGTGGAAAGTTATTTAATGCTAGGGCTTAGCAATGAAGCAAAGAAATATGCCGCGGTACTCGGTCATAACTATCCGGACAGTACTTGGTATAAATATTGTTACTTACTAGTTAATAATTCTTTAAAAGAATGA
- a CDS encoding Bax inhibitor-1/YccA family protein — MVDYTKTFTTTQKTYDAGLREYMLKVYNYMALALVLTGVTAIATISFEPLARLLFQIAPNGQFMGNTGLGTLVMFSPVGIALYFFMGFGKMSLETTKVLFWVYAALTGMSLASLGLIYTGESIARTFFICSSVFGAMSLYGYSTNRDLTSIGSFLIMGLFGLIIVSLVNIFLQSSAIYFATSLIGVAVFMGLIAWDTQKIKSMYFMSGGGELGQKMSIMAAFSLYLDFINLFLYLLRFFGNRRS, encoded by the coding sequence ATGGTTGATTATACAAAAACTTTTACTACCACTCAGAAAACATATGATGCAGGACTGAGAGAATACATGCTAAAAGTCTATAATTATATGGCTTTAGCTCTTGTGCTAACTGGAGTAACAGCTATTGCTACTATATCATTTGAACCATTAGCCAGACTTTTATTTCAGATTGCACCAAATGGACAGTTTATGGGCAATACTGGTTTGGGAACGTTGGTAATGTTTTCTCCTGTAGGAATTGCTTTGTACTTCTTTATGGGCTTTGGCAAGATGAGTTTAGAAACTACTAAAGTATTGTTTTGGGTTTATGCTGCGTTAACTGGTATGTCCTTAGCATCTCTTGGGCTTATCTATACTGGAGAGTCAATTGCTCGGACTTTCTTCATTTGCTCATCTGTCTTTGGAGCAATGAGTCTTTATGGCTACAGTACCAATAGAGATTTGACTTCAATTGGCTCATTTCTTATTATGGGATTGTTTGGTCTTATCATTGTATCGTTGGTTAACATATTCTTACAAAGTTCCGCTATATATTTTGCAACATCTCTAATTGGGGTTGCTGTATTTATGGGGCTTATTGCATGGGATACTCAAAAAATTAAGTCGATGTATTTTATGTCTGGTGGTGGAGAATTAGGACAAAAAATGTCTATAATGGCTGCTTTTAGCTTATATTTAGACTTTATCAATTTGTTCTTATATCTTTTGAGATTCTTTGGTAATAGAAGAAGCTAG
- the gltX gene encoding glutamate--tRNA ligase produces the protein MTVITRFAPSPTGFLHIGGARTALFNYLFAKHHNGKFLLRIEDTDQARSTKDAVDAIFSGLKWLGLNWDGEVVFQSKRNDLYKKAALKLLDQGKAYYCFTPQQEIDRQRNNAIANKQHFLFESPWRDVPPSNLQEQKNIPVIRLKAPRTGHTIIHDALQGDVTIENSHLDDMVLLRSDGTATYMLAVVVDDHDMQISHIIRGDDHLTNAARQKILYQAFGWSVPHMVHIPLIHGTDGAKLSKRHGALGVKAYQDMGYLPDSLCNYLLRLGWSYKDDEIISRSQAIEWFNLDGLGKSPARLDFAKMDSLNSHYLRQLDDQTLTEMTCQSLQENYQVTEKEKEYIRQAMPSLKIRSTSLVELAKLARIYLINVPIIYSEEAKELINNCDKNLLDQIIKELENLANFDKDSIQIKFKEIAKDNNIKLADIMPPIRSLMTGMITSPSVFEIIAIIGKENAIARLLYNDAKE, from the coding sequence ATGACTGTAATTACTAGATTCGCTCCATCTCCTACTGGCTTTTTGCATATTGGCGGAGCAAGGACGGCATTGTTTAATTATTTATTTGCTAAGCACCATAACGGTAAATTTTTGCTGCGAATTGAGGATACTGATCAAGCAAGATCAACCAAAGATGCAGTAGATGCTATATTTTCCGGCTTGAAATGGCTTGGTTTAAACTGGGATGGAGAAGTAGTTTTTCAGTCTAAAAGAAATGATTTATACAAAAAAGCTGCTCTGAAATTACTAGATCAAGGAAAAGCTTATTATTGCTTTACCCCCCAACAAGAAATAGATAGGCAGAGAAATAACGCCATAGCTAATAAACAACATTTTTTGTTCGAAAGTCCTTGGCGGGATGTGCCACCTTCTAATTTGCAGGAGCAGAAGAATATCCCAGTTATCCGCCTGAAAGCTCCAAGAACTGGTCATACCATTATCCATGATGCTTTGCAAGGGGATGTAACTATTGAAAACTCGCACCTTGATGATATGGTGTTGTTACGTAGTGACGGTACTGCTACCTATATGTTAGCGGTAGTGGTGGATGATCACGATATGCAGATTAGCCATATTATTAGGGGGGATGACCATTTAACTAATGCGGCTCGTCAAAAAATACTTTATCAAGCTTTTGGCTGGTCTGTACCACATATGGTACATATACCGTTAATACACGGAACTGACGGAGCAAAATTATCTAAAAGACATGGGGCTCTTGGAGTAAAGGCTTACCAAGATATGGGGTATTTACCTGATAGTTTGTGCAATTATTTACTAAGATTAGGCTGGAGTTATAAGGATGACGAGATTATTTCAAGATCCCAAGCTATAGAATGGTTTAACCTTGATGGGCTAGGTAAATCGCCAGCTCGTCTTGATTTTGCCAAAATGGATAGTTTAAATTCTCATTATTTACGTCAGCTTGATGACCAAACATTAACAGAAATGACTTGTCAGAGTTTACAAGAAAATTATCAAGTTACTGAGAAAGAAAAGGAATATATTAGGCAAGCAATGCCAAGTTTGAAAATAAGAAGTACCAGTTTAGTCGAATTAGCAAAACTAGCTAGGATTTATTTGATTAATGTTCCTATTATTTACTCTGAGGAAGCTAAAGAACTAATCAATAATTGTGATAAAAATTTGTTGGATCAAATTATAAAGGAATTGGAGAATTTAGCAAATTTTGATAAAGACTCAATTCAAATAAAATTTAAAGAAATTGCCAAGGATAATAATATTAAACTTGCAGATATCATGCCACCCATTAGGTCTTTAATGACAGGTATGATTACTTCTCCAAGTGTTTTTGAAATTATTGCTATAATTGGTAAAGAAAATGCTATTGCTAGGTTATTGTATAATGACGCTAAGGAATGA
- the recN gene encoding DNA repair protein RecN, with the protein MLQSLSVKNFILIDELEIEFEKGLCVITGETGAGKSVLLDAILFSLGNKFSDNVIKHGCDYCSVATTFTLNNDLKELLQQFNIEYDQELLIKRIQKSNNRKKFLINDQVVTVNTLQQVADYLFELHGQNSHTSLLTPSSHINILDDYGELVNLRAELSKHFDILQTTTKEINKVTRDKDAIEQEIDYLTFVTKELEALDYQTGEEEKLVTIRRSLQNRDKEIQVTQDILSYLEAPEINKSINNAQRLINRNLQQNEEFASISLNLDDCYNSLEEARIKLQNIINNIDRNEFNLDEVEERLFKIRDIARKYNISCDKIPEFLDNSNQQLNILKNKINNAKTLDINKRTEYKKYFELAEALSYKRSISAKNLELAVQKELEQLKMEKAIFKVEIVPKNNPANNQANNKNFAELNVGEQFSGEIKQNPEGITSQMLLCKMSDGIDNIRFVASTNPGMQLAPIDKIASGGELSRFMLAIKTCLFDKSLKDTIIFDEIDTGIGGIVADKVGEKLKKLSSIAQVIVITHQPQVAGKADQHIIVNKLQLDETTKITVKSLNLQERQAELARMISGKSITDASLKAAKELLKP; encoded by the coding sequence ATGTTACAAAGTCTTTCGGTTAAGAACTTTATTCTGATAGACGAATTGGAGATAGAGTTTGAAAAAGGACTATGTGTAATTACCGGAGAAACTGGGGCTGGTAAGTCTGTCTTGCTAGATGCAATCTTATTCTCTTTAGGTAATAAATTTTCTGATAATGTAATAAAACATGGGTGTGATTATTGTTCAGTTGCTACGACATTCACTCTCAATAATGATTTAAAAGAGCTTTTGCAACAATTTAATATTGAGTATGACCAAGAATTACTGATAAAACGTATCCAAAAATCTAACAACCGCAAAAAATTTCTTATCAATGATCAAGTAGTGACGGTAAATACCTTGCAACAAGTAGCCGATTATTTATTTGAACTTCATGGGCAAAACAGTCATACTTCCCTTCTTACTCCTTCCTCTCATATTAACATTCTAGACGATTATGGAGAGCTTGTAAATTTAAGAGCTGAATTATCAAAGCATTTCGATATTTTACAGACAACTACCAAAGAAATCAATAAAGTTACCAGAGATAAAGATGCTATAGAACAAGAAATAGATTATTTAACCTTTGTTACCAAAGAATTAGAAGCTCTTGATTACCAAACAGGAGAAGAAGAAAAGCTTGTTACTATAAGGCGTAGTTTACAAAATCGTGATAAAGAAATACAAGTGACCCAAGATATATTATCATATCTTGAAGCCCCTGAAATTAATAAGTCAATTAATAATGCTCAACGTTTGATAAACCGTAACTTACAGCAAAACGAAGAATTTGCCTCTATTTCATTAAATTTAGATGATTGCTATAATAGCTTAGAAGAAGCACGTATAAAATTACAGAATATTATTAATAACATTGATAGAAATGAATTTAACTTAGACGAAGTGGAAGAAAGGCTATTTAAAATTCGTGATATAGCACGAAAATATAATATTTCTTGCGATAAAATACCTGAATTTCTTGATAATTCTAACCAACAATTAAATATCCTTAAGAATAAAATCAATAATGCTAAAACATTAGATATAAATAAGCGAACAGAATATAAAAAATATTTTGAACTAGCTGAAGCTTTATCATACAAGCGTTCTATTAGTGCAAAAAATCTAGAATTAGCTGTGCAAAAAGAGCTTGAACAGCTTAAAATGGAAAAGGCAATTTTTAAAGTAGAAATAGTACCTAAAAATAATCCTGCTAACAACCAAGCTAATAATAAAAATTTTGCAGAACTAAACGTTGGAGAGCAATTTTCAGGAGAAATTAAGCAAAACCCGGAAGGTATAACTAGTCAGATGCTGTTATGCAAGATGTCTGATGGTATTGATAATATACGTTTCGTTGCCTCAACGAACCCAGGCATGCAACTTGCACCTATTGATAAAATTGCTTCTGGTGGCGAATTATCAAGGTTTATGTTAGCCATAAAAACCTGTCTTTTTGATAAATCACTGAAAGACACTATTATCTTTGATGAAATAGATACAGGAATTGGTGGTATCGTAGCCGATAAAGTAGGAGAAAAGCTTAAAAAACTTAGCTCTATTGCCCAAGTGATTGTTATTACTCACCAACCTCAAGTAGCAGGTAAAGCAGATCAGCATATTATCGTCAACAAACTACAATTGGATGAAACTACTAAAATTACGGTAAAAAGCCTGAATCTTCAGGAAAGACAAGCTGAGCTTGCCCGCATGATTTCAGGAAAATCCATTACCGATGCGAGCTTAAAAGCAGCTAAAGAGTTGCTTAAGCCTTAG
- the ubiG gene encoding bifunctional 2-polyprenyl-6-hydroxyphenol methylase/3-demethylubiquinol 3-O-methyltransferase UbiG: MSTKSSINQIELEKFSKISNQWWQEDGEFKILHKINPIRIGYIVDKIKEHFNVQDDLLPCSNLEILDVGCGGGLITSALCKLNGIVTGIDALQSNIDIAVQHASEQNLNIQYLKSTVEELVYSDDLNKKQYKYDVVLCLEVIEHIDNPGDFIKNLASLVKPNGMIIISTINRTVKSYMLAILMAEYLLNWVPKNTHDHNKFLKPSEIYSMFNDNNIGLKELKGLTYNIVNGRWQLSDDIDVNYFAYLTK, translated from the coding sequence ATGTCTACAAAATCTTCTATTAATCAAATAGAGTTAGAAAAATTTAGTAAGATTTCTAACCAATGGTGGCAGGAAGATGGAGAATTTAAAATTCTTCATAAAATAAATCCAATTCGTATTGGTTATATAGTAGATAAGATAAAAGAGCATTTTAACGTACAGGATGACCTATTACCTTGTTCAAATTTAGAAATTCTAGATGTAGGATGTGGCGGGGGATTAATTACCTCGGCTCTCTGTAAACTAAATGGTATAGTTACTGGCATAGATGCTCTGCAAAGTAATATAGATATTGCAGTACAGCATGCCTCGGAACAAAATTTGAATATACAATATCTTAAATCCACTGTTGAAGAATTAGTATATTCAGATGATTTAAATAAAAAACAGTATAAGTATGATGTGGTGCTGTGTTTAGAAGTAATAGAGCATATAGATAATCCTGGTGATTTTATAAAAAACCTGGCTAGTTTAGTAAAACCAAATGGTATGATTATAATTTCAACGATTAATCGTACGGTAAAATCCTATATGCTAGCTATTTTGATGGCAGAATACCTACTTAATTGGGTACCCAAAAACACTCATGATCATAATAAATTTCTTAAACCATCGGAAATTTACTCGATGTTCAATGATAATAATATTGGGCTTAAAGAACTCAAAGGCTTAACCTATAATATCGTTAATGGACGTTGGCAGTTGAGTGATGATATAGATGTAAATTATTTTGCTTACTTAACTAAATAA